The following are from one region of the Quercus robur chromosome 1, dhQueRobu3.1, whole genome shotgun sequence genome:
- the LOC126725750 gene encoding protein CNGC15b-like: MGHRNSRLKRTQVLDDSEVADSVNDVIENYYYIDGTKCKTTPKSKPKKANDFSEKTRSFKDKVLRRVFSEDYEKEKKRILDPSGKTISNWNKIFSIACLISLFVDPMFLLSPIMRDEVCLTNATSLQVVLTIVRSVLDVFYVIQIIVRFHTAYVAPSSRIFGRGELVIDPSKIAMRYLRRGFWMDLLVSLPLPQVLAWVVIPNVEGTVVTIRKKAMWFIMLIQYLPRVLHIYPLSSQIVNTTGLLSETVWTGALYNLVLYLVASNVSGAWWYILAIERQEACWRSVCSLESPSCQNVYFDCRSVNDVSRANWFNSTNVTNLCNTNASPSYYQYGIFGDAVTTDVVAAQFFTKYFYCLWWGLRQLSSIGNNMFTSTSMGEDVFALVVATLGLFLLALLIGNMQRFLQSATLRLEEWRIMRTDTEQWMKYRQMPPELKQRIRQYDQYKWLATRGVDEEKILNSLPTDLRIKIKRHLCLSLVRGVPLFNQMDETMLDAICERLKPALCTKNMFLVREGDPVKQMLFIIRGHLWSYTTDGGRSGSSNSYRIGSGDFCGEELLTWALDPRPNVIFPSSTHMVKAITEVEAFALGAVDLKFVVSQFRRLHGKQLKHIFRVYSHQWRTWAACFIQATWRRHKKLKEMAEIGARERGRAPRDYFWMRYAETLLESSRSMKVVNNSAESSSSDVNLLQKPAEPNFD, translated from the exons ATGGGTCACAGAAATTCAAGACTCAAAAG AACTCAAGTTCTAGATGATTCTGAAGTAGCTGACAGTGTAAATGATGTGATAGAGAACTACTACTATATTGATGGGACTAAGTGTAAGACTACACCTAAATCAAAACCCAAGAAGGCCAATGATTTTTCTGAGAAGACAAGGAGTTTTAAAGATAAAGTCCTGCGTAGGGTATTTTCTGAGGACTatgagaaggagaagaaaaggaTACTGGATCCTAGTGGAAAAACCATTAGCAACTGGAACAAGATTTTCTCAATCGCTTGTCTAATTTCTTTATTCGTGGATCCAATGTTTTTATTGTCACCTATAATGAGAGACGAAGTCTGCTTAACTAATGCAACGAGTCTCCAAGTTGTCCTCACCATCGTAAGGTCTGTGCTTGATGTGTTTTATGTGATTCAGATCATTGTTCGGTTTCATACAGCTTATGTAGCACCTTCTTCACGTATATTTGGAAGAGGAGAGCTAGTCATAGACCCTTCAAAGATTGCAATGAGGTACCTTCGAAGAGGTTTTTGGATGGACCTCTTGGTTTCCCTGCCACTTCCTCAG GTGTTAGCTTGGGTAGTCATACCCAATGTTGAGGGTACTGTCGTGACAATAAGAAAAAAAGCCATGTGGTTCATCATGCTAATCCAGTATCTCCCTAGGGTGCTTCACATCTATCCTCTCTCGTCGCAAATTGTTAATACAACTGGTCTTTTGTCAGAAACAGTATGGACAGGAGCTCTTTATAACCTTGTGCTTTACCTAGTGGCAAGCAAT GTTTCAGGAGCTTGGTGGTACATTCTAGCAATTGAGCGACAAGAAGCATGTTGGAGAAGTGTGTGCAGCCTTGAGTCACCGAGTTGTCAAAATGTATACTTTGATTGCCGTAGTGTTAATGACGTTTCTAGGGCCAATTGGTTCAACTCGACAAATGTCACAAATCTATGCAATACAAATGCAAGTCCTAGCTATTATCAGTACGGTATATTTGGAGATGCAGTGACCACAGATGTTGTAGCCGCCCAATTCTTCACCAAGTACTTCTACTGTCTCTGGTGGGGTTTAAGGCAGCTAAG TTCTATAGGAAATAATATGTTTACAAGTACTTCCATGGGAGAAGATGTTTTTGCCCTCGTTGTTGCCACCCTTGGGCTGTTTCTATTAGCACTGCTCATTGGAAATATGCAA AGATTCCTTCAATCAGCAACATTGCGATTGGAAGAGTGGAGGATCATGAGAACTGATACAGAACAATGGATGAAATATAGACAGATGCCTCCAGAACTAAAGCAGCGTATTCGACAATATGATCAATACAAGTGGTTGGCTACTAGAGGGgttgatgaagaaaaaattcTCAATAGCCTCCCTACGGATCTCCGGATAAAGATCAAGCGCCATCTCTGCCTCTCTTTAGTTCGAGGA GTTCCGCTGTTTAATCAAATGGACGAAACAATGTTGGATGCAATATGTGAGAGGCTTAAGCCTGCATTATGCACCAAAAACATGTTCCTTGTGCGTGAAGGTGACCCTGTCAAGCAGATGCTTTTTATAATTCGAGGCCACCTTTGGTCTTACACCACAGATGGTGGCCGCTCTGGGTCCTCCAACTCATACAGGATTGGCTCAGGCGACTTCTGCGGTGAGGAGCTACTGACATGGGCCTTGGACCCACGTCCAAATGTCATCTTTCCATCATCCACACACATGGTGAAAGCTATAACTGAAGTTGAGGCGTTTGCTCTAGGAGCAGTGGACTTAAAATTTGTGGTATCACAATTCCGAAGGCTGCATGGAAAACAACTTAAACACATTTTTAGGGTCTACTCTCACCAGTGGCGAACATGGGCAGCATGTTTTATACAGGCAACGTGGCGTAGGCATAAAAAGTTGAAGGAAATGGCTGAAATTGGAGCTAGGGAGCGAGGACGAGCCCCAAGGGATTACTTTTGGATGAGGTATGCAGAAACACTACTGGAGAGCAGTAGAAGTATGAAGGTTGTCAACAACTCCGCTGAATCAAGTTCCAGTGATGTCAACTTGCTACAAAAGCCTGCAGAGCCAAATTTTGATTGA